CGTGATCGAGGCCTACCGCGAGCAGATCGCCGTCGTCAGCGTAGCCGGTCCCAAGGTGATCCTGATGGCATCCCGCGCGCTGGCCAAAGTGGCCACCAGCGCCGACGATTACCTGCACGTCTACTCCACGCTCCTCCAGGAAGTCGAACAGCCGGTCATCCTGCACTGGTTGGGCACCATGTTCGATCCCGCACTGGCCGGCTATTGGGGCTCGGACGACGTTTCCGTGGCTACCGACACGTTCCTCAGCCTGATCCGTGAACACGCGGACAAGGTGGACGGCGTGAAGGTTTCCCTGCTGGATGCTTCCCATGAGGTTGGCCTCCGCGCAGCCCTTCCGGAAGGCGTGCGCCTCTACACGGGCGACGACTTCAACTACCCGGAACTGATCGACGGCGACGCCACCCACCACTCGGACGCGCTGCTGGGCATCTTCGCGGCCATCTATCCGGCCGCGTCGGTCGCCCTCCAGAAGTACGACGCCGGCAACGGTGCAGAGGGGCGCGCCATCCTTGATTCGACGCGTGAGCTGGGAAAGCACATCTTCAGCGCACCGACGTTCTACTACAAGACCGGAATCGCCTTCCTGTCCTGGCTCAACGGCAGACAGCCCGGCTTCCAGATGGTGGGCGGACTGCACTCCGGCCGTTCCGTGCTGCACCTCGCGAAGACCTTCGAGCTGGCAGACAAGGCCGGGCTCTTGAAGGACCCGTCGCTGGCAGCTTTCCGCATGTCCGATTACCTGCGGATCAACGGGGTGGCCGCATGAGCGACTTCTCGCGTCTTTCCCTCAACAGCGCCACCACCAAGAAGTGGACGCTCGCGGAAGCAGTCGACGGTTGCGCACGGGCGGGCATCCCGGCCATCGGCCCTTGGCGTGACCGCGTTGCGGAAGCGGGCCTGGACAAGGCAGCCAAGCTGATCAAGGACGCCGGCCTTCGGGTCTCATCACTGTGCCGCGGCGGTTTCCTCACGGCAGCCGATCCCGAGGGCCAGGCAGCAGCACTTGCCGACAACTTTGAGGCTGTCCGCGAGGCCGTGGCGCTGGATACCCGGGAGCTGTTCCTGGTGGTCGGCGGACTCGCACCCGGGGAGAAGGATGTTGTGGCTGCCCGCCAGCGCGTCGCGGACCGGCTCGAGGAACTGGTTCCCTTCGCCTCGGAAAACGGCGTGCGCCTGGTGCTGGAACCCCTGCACCCCATGTACGCAGCGGACCGGGCACTCATTTCCACCCTCGGCCAGGCCTTGGATCTTGCCGCGCCCTACGACGCCAGGGCCGTGGGCGTCGCCGTCGACACTTTCCATGTCTGGTGGGATCCGGAACTGAAGGCGCAGATCGAACGCGCCGGCCGCGACAACCGCATTGCTTCCTACCAGGTGTGCGACTTCAACCTGCCGATTGCCGCCGATGCGCTGCTGTCGCGCGGAATGATGGGCGACGGCGTCATCGACTTCGCGACCATCGGCACCTGGGTCAGGGACGCCGGATACACGGGTGACATCGAGGTGGAGATCTTCAACCAGGAGATTTGGGATGCGGACGGGGACAAGGTCCTGGAAACCATGAAGGAGCGCTACGCGGAGCTCGTGCTTCCGTACGCCTGAGACTTGTGATCCGTCAGGTCGGGAATCCCTGGCGGATCACAGCCAAACGAGCGGATCCCTGCCAAGGTCACGGCAGGGATCCGCTTTTGTTTGTGCCCCCCGGCAGGTCCAGGGTCCTAGGAGCTCCGCCCGCTTTCTCCCTTGCCGTGGACTTCACGGATTTCCTCACCGCTGCGGACCAACTCGTCTTCCTTTTCCTGCATCTTGTCGCTCTTCTTGGTGTCGCGCGGAGGCAGTTGAATGGTCTCTTCGGCTTCGATGCCGCCCTGCAACTGACGGCCCCGCTCCATCTCGGCGTCGAACTCTGCACCAAACAGGAGGGACATGTTCAGGATCCAGAGCCACAGCAGCATG
The Paenarthrobacter ureafaciens genome window above contains:
- a CDS encoding dihydrodipicolinate synthase family protein; its protein translation is MTSLILPTDDGGTREYRLQAATTWAKPAAPLTARRAYAAAHVIPEVAADNTPGAPAQLDWEATLAYRHELWSYGLGVADAMDTAQRGMGLDWAATQQLIKRTGAEAASVVSGNNAAIAGKSVRDLVSCGAGTDQLDIAALPDGAAGIKAVIEAYREQIAVVSVAGPKVILMASRALAKVATSADDYLHVYSTLLQEVEQPVILHWLGTMFDPALAGYWGSDDVSVATDTFLSLIREHADKVDGVKVSLLDASHEVGLRAALPEGVRLYTGDDFNYPELIDGDATHHSDALLGIFAAIYPAASVALQKYDAGNGAEGRAILDSTRELGKHIFSAPTFYYKTGIAFLSWLNGRQPGFQMVGGLHSGRSVLHLAKTFELADKAGLLKDPSLAAFRMSDYLRINGVAA
- a CDS encoding sugar phosphate isomerase/epimerase family protein, whose translation is MSDFSRLSLNSATTKKWTLAEAVDGCARAGIPAIGPWRDRVAEAGLDKAAKLIKDAGLRVSSLCRGGFLTAADPEGQAAALADNFEAVREAVALDTRELFLVVGGLAPGEKDVVAARQRVADRLEELVPFASENGVRLVLEPLHPMYAADRALISTLGQALDLAAPYDARAVGVAVDTFHVWWDPELKAQIERAGRDNRIASYQVCDFNLPIAADALLSRGMMGDGVIDFATIGTWVRDAGYTGDIEVEIFNQEIWDADGDKVLETMKERYAELVLPYA